TCGGTCTATCAATCTCGCCTTCATCCTGTGGGATCACTCCTCTTACAACGGCCATATAAGTCTTCTTCACCTTCCTGTTCTTAAACTGCTCTGCTAAATTAGCATGAGCACTATTGTTTTTTGCTGCAATAAGAACCCCTGATGTGTCCTTATCCAGTCTATGAACTATACCCGGACGCATAGGCCCATTCAAATCCGACAGTGTTTTGCAATGATACAATAAAAAATTCACAACTGTGCCAGAGACAACTCCCTGCGCAGGATGTACAATAATCCCTGCAGGCTTATTAATAACTATTATATTATCATCTTCATATAGTATATCAAGCGCCATATTCTCTGGCTTCAGCTTTAGCTCAGCATTATCTTGAAGCTCTGGGATAGTTATTAATATATTATCCCCTATCTTAAGAAAATATCCCGGCTTTGTTTTTTTTTCATTTACCAAAGCATGATTGGCAATAATCAAATTCTGAATGAAAGACCTGGAAACCATATCAAGCTTATTTGCCAGAAATTTATCTAATCGTTCTCCAACATTCTGCGCATCAGCTATAAACTTATATTCCATATTCATAGAGCCCACGACCAGAGTCGAACTGGTGACCTCATCATTACGAGTGACGTGCTCTACCAACTGAGCTACGTGGGCATAAAAAAAGTGCCGGGGCGCAGAATTGAACTGCGGACACGCGGATTTTCAGTCCGCTGCTCTACCGACTGAGCTACCCCGGCAATTTGAACTTAACACACTGCAATTATACAAATTTTTATATTAATGGCAAGCTTCTATTTAGATGCTTTACTGAAGCTACAAAATTCTTATAATCAATTTCAAGGAATTTTATGTTCTTCCCTGTTCTTTTTTTTATCTCTTCAATAAAAATTCCGTTTTCATTAACAAGTTTTTCTCCGCGATAGACCTTACTTAGCGAACATGAAAGAGAACGTGCTATGCCAATTATTATTTTATGATCTATCCCCTTAAAATCTTCCAGTGTTTTTACTACACTTTGGGCTAATCCTGTGCAATGTTCTCTAAAGCCTGCTATCTTTTCATACTCATCCTTTGGCATTTTAGCTCGCTTCCCAAGAAAAGAGAATTCAGGACATGGCAGTTGTTCCAACAAAACATCATGTCCAGACATTAATTTACCAACAGCCTTTACTGTATTTACGTCAGGTTTAGAAATCCCGTCTGCTCTAACTTCGGGATTTAATAGACAATGTGATACAAACAGAATAGTTTGCATTTTCTCCTCAATGGACAATCTTTGCACACTGGTCTTGTTTTGCAGTAATTCTTGCCTAACTCAACCAGAAGAGCGTGAAACTCCTTATAAACTTCTACATCTTCTGGAATACTGCTTTCAAAAAAAAATTTTAATGATTCATAGTCCAACTCATGCGTTAACTGCAGTCTTTCACAGATGCGTTTTGTATAAGCATCTATTACAAAAGAAGGTTTTTCTGCAGCATAAAGAATTATTGAATCAGCGGTTTCCGGACCAATGCCCTTAAGTGACAGTAATTCAGCTCTTAAAGAACAAATTTCTTTATTGAACAGTCTCTTTAAGCTGCTATTATATTCTTTGAAAATGTAGGTGCATATATCCTTTAGTCTTCTGGCCTTCTGTCTGTAGAAACCTGTTGGCTTTACATAAACTTCTAATTTTTCGAGAGAAAGATTAGACATTTTACATGGATCCAGAACATGCTTGTTCTTTAAATTCTCAATAGCCTTTTCTACATTTTTCCAGGCTACCTGCTGGGTAAGAATTGTACCGACAACTACTTCAAAAGGAGTCTCTGCTGGCCACCAATGCTGCGGGCCGAAATGGGAAAGAAGAGATGTGTAAAGCTCATAAGGATTAAGAAGGGGTTGTCTCAGATTCGGTTTCCTCAAGTTTCTTTTCTTCCTGTTTAATATCTTCTGACTTTTGATTTTCTTCAGGTGTCTCTTCTTGAGGCTTTTTCTCTGGTTCTTGAACTTCTGTAGGGATTTCTTCTTGTGGTTTTTCTTCGGATGGTTCAGTTTTCTCTAATTCTTGAGTCTCTTTGACAGGTTCTTCAAGTTTCTTCTCTTCTGTTTTTGTGGCTTCTTTAGGAGCTTTCTTCTCCGGTTCTGCTTTTTTCTTCTTTGATTCTTCTTCTTTCTGTTCTTTTCGCAGAATTTCGTTTACTAGTCTTTGCTTTCTTTTTATTCTTTTCTTCAAAAGCCTTATTTCTTTATTTCCTGCTACTTTTTCTGCTTTCTCTATTTTCTCAGCAAGCTTTTTCTTTAGTGTCTCTATCTTTTGCTTTAAATCTTCAACTATTTTCATACGTTTACTCCTAATGGTTTTAAGTTTACTATCAGTTCGCTACATTATCATATTTCTAATTAATTGAAAAGCTTATTTTACCTGTCTAAAAAATGCTACTTACATGCCGACCTATTGCTAGACAAGAGGTTAATGCAGGAGAGTCCATGCCAATAAGATTAATCAAGCCTGGAAAGCCTTTTTCCTGCTCATGGGCAATAATAAAATCCCTTCCTGATCCTTGAAGACGTGGACTTATTCCAGCCATATCAGGAGACAAATCTTCCAATTTTAAACAGGGAAGAAACTGTTTGCAATCTTCAAAAACCTCTTGTTTGTAAGAAGAATCAACACTATAGTCAATTTTCTTCTCTATTTCATAATTTTTTGGTCCTAATTTTACCTGTCCTGTAAGATCAATTACTGTGTGAACTCCTACACCACTTTTGCGAGCACGGTAAATCAGCGTATTTAGAGGTAGGGTGTTTTTGTTTTTGACCCTGAAATACTTGCCCTTTGAATAGTATAAGGAGTATCCAGCTTCTTTGGTATTTATCCTAACCATCGCAGCTATTGTATCAGAATGCAGGCCAGCACAGTTTATCACAAATTCAGAGATAAGGCGTGTTTTTTCACCATTTGCGTCTATAACGTTTAAAACATAGCCATCCTGATGCTTATCTAGACCTGTCACCTTCGTATTATAGGAGATAATGACGTCTTTCTGAGTAGCCCTGAATTCGAGGTATTTCATTAAAGAATGACTATCAAGGATGCCTGTTGAAGGTGAATAAAGTGCTTGAATGCAGTGTAATGTAGGACAATAGCTTGCTATCTCCTCTTTAGAACAGAAACGAAGATCTTCCACTCCATTCCCTTTACCTTGTTTCAAAAGATTTTCCAGTATCTCAATTTCATATTCATTGGTTGCAACTATCAGCTTCCCCACACGGTTATGAGGAATACCAGCTTCTGTACATAGTTGATAGAGTAGCCTTTTCCCTTCCACACACAGTCTTGCTCTTAAGGAATCTCTTGCGTAGTAGAGTCCAGCGTGAATGACCTCACTATTTCGGCTGGAGGTGTCCTGTCCGAAGGAAGAATGTTGTTCCAAAACTATAACATCACGTTTTCGTTTGCTGATTTCAGCAGCCACAGCCAAGCCCACTACTCCAGCACCAATAATTACTACATCAGTCTTCATCATTAATTCATTGGGTGACAAATCATTCATATCTAAATAATTTTGGACCTATTCCCCTATGATCTTTACTAAAACTCGCTTCCTTCGTTTGCCGTCAAATTCCCCATAGAATATCTGTTCCCATGGACCAAAATCAAGCTTCCCATGTGTTACTGCAACCACAACCTCACGCCCCATTACCTGACGCTTCATGTGAGCATCTGCATTATCCTCAAAGCCATTATGCTCGTATTGAGAAACTGGTTCATGAGGTGCAATCTTCTCAAGCCATTTGTCATAATCATGAATCAGCCCCTGCTCATTATCATTAATATATACACTGGCTGTTATATGCATAGCATTAACAAGACACAAGCCCTCTTTTATTCCACTTTCCCTGAGCGCTTTTTCCACTTCAGGTGTAATGTTTATATAATCTCGTCTGTGCGGCGTTTGGAAAACAAGTTCTTTCCTATATGATTTCATTTCTAATCACCTCCAATAATTCTCCAACAAGATATAATGAGCCAGTAACACAAACCAAGTCATTTCTATTTGCTTTCTGGAATGCATATTTTAATGATAAAGATATGTCTTTTTTTACAATAATACTACTGGTGAACTTTTGTGCCTCTTGAGCTAGAATCTCAGGCCTCAATGCACGATCAGTGCTTGTAATATTAGTAAAAACTGCGATTGAATCCTCTGAAAGAAGTATTTTTAAAATATCTCTGCGATTTTTCTCCTTCAATATTCCAATTATGAATATTAATCTATCATATTCTATTTCAGAAATAGTCTGCTTCAGAACCCTTGCACTGCTGGGATTATGCGCTCCATCACAAATCAGCAAAGGATTTCTTCTTAATACCTGAAATCTGCCCTGCCAGATTGTTCTGCTAAGACCTGTTTTAATAGCATCTTCAGGAACTTTAAAACCAAATAATCGAAGCTTCTCTGCTACTGCAATAGCCAGTACAGCGTTAGTTATCTGATGTTCTCCAAGTAGATGAATTTCTAAATCACTATATGAATAATTATTCCCCTTAATCCAGAACCCTTGCCTGTTAATATTAGAACTTGTTCTTCCCCATTTATACTCAGAGTTTATGTCAACTAATCTTGCTTTTTTCTCTTTTACCATGTTGCTAATTATATCCAGCACCTTCCGTTTTCTGCTGCCGCTTATCACCACATTGTTTTTTTTTATTATGCACGCTTTTTCATAAGCTATATCTGTAATTCTCTTCCCAAGCACATCTGTGTGTTCAAGCCCAACATTAGTTATTACTGATATAATCGAATGACACACATTTGTTGCATCTAACCTCCCGCCCATGCCAGTCTCACATATCAAAACATCTATCTTCTCATCAGCAAAATACTTAAAGGCTAGAGCAGTAATAATCTCAAAATAAGTTGGATGATTCATGCCAAGAGTATTCCTCATATGCTTGACAGCTCTCTTAATATCAGAAACGATTGATATTACTCTTGTCTTAGGAATAAACTTTTCTATGATTTCAGATTCTTGCCTGACGGACTGCGTTTTTATACCTATTCTTTCTCTAAAATCAACAAGGTGGGGGGATGTATAAACTCCAACCTTATACCCTGATAAAGCGATTATAGAACCTGTGAATGCAGCAACTGAACCCTTGCCATTGGTTCCTGCAATATGCACTGCTTTGAACCTATAATGAGGATTTCCAAGCAGGTCAAGCAAAGTCTTTATATTATTTAATCCGAGCTTTATCCCAAAGTATTGAAGACTATTCAGGTAGTCTAATGCCTCAAGATATGTCATTTACTTCTTACGAGCATCAAAATGCTTAATAATATCTACAAGTTTCTTCTTCAACTCCCTACGATCAACAATCATATCAATCATACCATGTTCAAGAAGGAACTCTGCTCTTTGAAAACCTTCTGGAAGCTTTTGATGAATTGTCTGTTCTATTACTCTAGGCCCAGCAAATGTTATTAAAGCACGCGGTTCAGCAATTATCACATCTGCCTGAAATGCAAAGCTTGCCGAAACTCCTCCTCCTGTAGGATCAGTTAATACCGAGATGAATGGAATTTTTTTATCACTTAAGCGAGATACAGCTACACTTGTCTTTGCCATCTGCATAAGAGAATATATCCCCTCATACATTCTTGCACCACCACCTGAGCCTGATACACTCACAAAAGGAATTTTTTTATCTATTGCCATCTCTACTGCTCTTGTAACCTTTTCTCCAACAACAGATCCCATGCTTCCCATGATAAATCTGTAGTCAGTAAGTGCAATAGATACTTCAAATTTCCCAATTTTTGCTTCTCCGTATAAAGCCGCTTCCCTAAGGCCTGTCTTTTTTTGTTCCGCCTTTATCTTATCCTTGTAACTCTTATAAGCATTGAAGTTCAGAGGA
This genomic stretch from bacterium harbors:
- a CDS encoding RluA family pseudouridine synthase; this encodes MNMEYKFIADAQNVGERLDKFLANKLDMVSRSFIQNLIIANHALVNEKKTKPGYFLKIGDNILITIPELQDNAELKLKPENMALDILYEDDNIIVINKPAGIIVHPAQGVVSGTVVNFLLYHCKTLSDLNGPMRPGIVHRLDKDTSGVLIAAKNNSAHANLAEQFKNRKVKKTYMAVVRGVIPQDEGEIDRPIGRCVSHRTKMAIAYIGGKRALTKFKVIERYHQNTLINAYPTTGRTHQIRVHMAYLGYPIVGDKIYGESKGLVSKLDSLIDRQALHAYRISFSHPASNKDVEFIAPLADDIKKLIDMERELGYERIKI
- a CDS encoding 2-thiouracil desulfurase family protein; translation: MQTILFVSHCLLNPEVRADGISKPDVNTVKAVGKLMSGHDVLLEQLPCPEFSFLGKRAKMPKDEYEKIAGFREHCTGLAQSVVKTLEDFKGIDHKIIIGIARSLSCSLSKVYRGEKLVNENGIFIEEIKKRTGKNIKFLEIDYKNFVASVKHLNRSLPLI
- a CDS encoding endonuclease III domain-containing protein codes for the protein MRKPNLRQPLLNPYELYTSLLSHFGPQHWWPAETPFEVVVGTILTQQVAWKNVEKAIENLKNKHVLDPCKMSNLSLEKLEVYVKPTGFYRQKARRLKDICTYIFKEYNSSLKRLFNKEICSLRAELLSLKGIGPETADSIILYAAEKPSFVIDAYTKRICERLQLTHELDYESLKFFFESSIPEDVEVYKEFHALLVELGKNYCKTRPVCKDCPLRRKCKLFCLYHIVY
- a CDS encoding NAD(P)/FAD-dependent oxidoreductase; protein product: MMKTDVVIIGAGVVGLAVAAEISKRKRDVIVLEQHSSFGQDTSSRNSEVIHAGLYYARDSLRARLCVEGKRLLYQLCTEAGIPHNRVGKLIVATNEYEIEILENLLKQGKGNGVEDLRFCSKEEIASYCPTLHCIQALYSPSTGILDSHSLMKYLEFRATQKDVIISYNTKVTGLDKHQDGYVLNVIDANGEKTRLISEFVINCAGLHSDTIAAMVRINTKEAGYSLYYSKGKYFRVKNKNTLPLNTLIYRARKSGVGVHTVIDLTGQVKLGPKNYEIEKKIDYSVDSSYKQEVFEDCKQFLPCLKLEDLSPDMAGISPRLQGSGRDFIIAHEQEKGFPGLINLIGMDSPALTSCLAIGRHVSSIF
- a CDS encoding secondary thiamine-phosphate synthase enzyme YjbQ yields the protein MKSYRKELVFQTPHRRDYINITPEVEKALRESGIKEGLCLVNAMHITASVYINDNEQGLIHDYDKWLEKIAPHEPVSQYEHNGFEDNADAHMKRQVMGREVVVAVTHGKLDFGPWEQIFYGEFDGKRRKRVLVKIIGE
- a CDS encoding folylpolyglutamate synthase/dihydrofolate synthase family protein; protein product: MTYLEALDYLNSLQYFGIKLGLNNIKTLLDLLGNPHYRFKAVHIAGTNGKGSVAAFTGSIIALSGYKVGVYTSPHLVDFRERIGIKTQSVRQESEIIEKFIPKTRVISIVSDIKRAVKHMRNTLGMNHPTYFEIITALAFKYFADEKIDVLICETGMGGRLDATNVCHSIISVITNVGLEHTDVLGKRITDIAYEKACIIKKNNVVISGSRKRKVLDIISNMVKEKKARLVDINSEYKWGRTSSNINRQGFWIKGNNYSYSDLEIHLLGEHQITNAVLAIAVAEKLRLFGFKVPEDAIKTGLSRTIWQGRFQVLRRNPLLICDGAHNPSSARVLKQTISEIEYDRLIFIIGILKEKNRRDILKILLSEDSIAVFTNITSTDRALRPEILAQEAQKFTSSIIVKKDISLSLKYAFQKANRNDLVCVTGSLYLVGELLEVIRNEII
- the accD gene encoding acetyl-CoA carboxylase, carboxyltransferase subunit beta, which produces MAWFGKRKYTVLPATKKRDIPDGLWTKCPGCGEIIYNKNLNKNLSVCPKCGYHHRIPVQDRIAQLTDKNTFTEYDKNMQSTDPLNFNAYKSYKDKIKAEQKKTGLREAALYGEAKIGKFEVSIALTDYRFIMGSMGSVVGEKVTRAVEMAIDKKIPFVSVSGSGGGARMYEGIYSLMQMAKTSVAVSRLSDKKIPFISVLTDPTGGGVSASFAFQADVIIAEPRALITFAGPRVIEQTIHQKLPEGFQRAEFLLEHGMIDMIVDRRELKKKLVDIIKHFDARKK